The genomic stretch CGCTAATAAACTCCTTTTTTAATACAGTTATCTTGAGACATAACGGTCAAGCTTCGCTTCAATTCGTCCTTGAACAATGGAAAGAATGGTACACATAATCCAGTATAAAAGAGCCGCTTCCGTATAAAGTAATAAAAATTCATAGTTTGTGGCCGCAATTTCTTGTGCACGACGAAACATTTCGGTTACCAAAATAAGAGATGCTAGCGACGTATCTTTAATAAGGCTAATGAATGAATTCGATAAAGGCGGAATGGATACGCGAGCAGCTTGGGGTAAAATAATACGCTTTAAAGCTTGAGTATATGTCATCCCAATTGAATAACCAGCTTCCCATTGCCCTTTAGGAATCGATAAAATCGCAGCACGGATGATTTCAGATGCGTACGCACCTACGTTTAATGAAAACCCAATTACTGCGGCAACAAATGGATCAATTGTAATATCTAGCGTTGGCAACCCGTAGAAAATAATAAATAATTGCACTAGTAAAGGTGTCCCTCGAATCAGTGACACGTATACGCGCGCAATTATATTAAATACTTTTATAGAAGATAAGCGTCCAAGCGCTGTAAGAATAGCTAAAATAAGGCCTAGTATAAATGAAATAAGCGTTAGTGGAATAGTATATTGAATAGCTCCCTCTATCATTGGATAGAGGGAGGATTGAGCAATAGAGATTAAGCGCTCTGCACGCTCAGGGTCAGTAAAGATACTATTTAGGAGAAACATCTTCACCAAACCATTTTTCAGAAATTTTAGCGTATGTGCCGTCTTCTTGCATATCTGCTAAAGCTTTATTTACTTCTTCCACTAACTTACCGCTATCTTTGCGAAACATTAATCCACTTGCTGATGCGTCTTCTGCTTCATCTACAATTTTTACAGGTGCATTTGGACGTTGTTTTTTATAGTCTAAGAATGATAATTTATCATTAATTGTACCGTCTACACGTTTTGAAACGATTAACTCAGCTGATTGCGTGAATCCTTCAACACCTACTAGTTCAGCTTCATATTTTTTTGCTAAATCAGCATAGTTACTTGTAAGTGATTGTGCAGACTTTTTACCTTTCATGTCCTCAAATGATTTCACTTCATTATTGTCTTCACGAACAACAAGCACCGCTGCAGACTCAATGTATGGGTCAGAGAAATCATATTTTTTTTCGCGGTCTGGACGAATTCCAACTTGGTTAGCAATCATGTCAAAACGCTTAGCGTCTAAACCAGCAAACATTCCATCCCACTGTGTTTCTTTAAATTCAGCTTTCACACCAAGGCGCTTTGCAACTTCTTGTGCAATTTCAACGTCAAAGCCTGTTAACTTATTAGAGTCGTCATGGAACGTAAATGGAGGGTATGTACCTTCTGTTCCAATTGTTAGAACGCCGTCTTCTTTTACTTTTTCGTATAAATCTTGATCACTTTTACTTGCGTTATTTGTTTCTTTTTCATTTGACCCACAAGCTGCTAACACAACTGTGAACGCTAATAAAAGAGATAAAAATGCAACTAATTTTTTCATTTTTTGTTAAACCCCCAGTAATTTGATAGGAATTATATTTCTTGATAGCGTAATTGATATTAAACAAGAAGAAGTTAAAAGTCAATAAAAAAAACTTCTAATAGATAGTATGGCTGTTCTCAAAGGGTTTATGTACTTTGTAGAGCATCAGGAAAAGGTTGGGATTATCATATTAAAAATCATTAGTTTATGAATAAAAAGGAAAGGGAATAAGTAGATAGCTGATGATATTTTAACAAAATTTACGTTCTTCCCTTATTGTTTTTGGGACAATTGTTTTATTTTGATTAGATATTCCTTACTCATACTCGAAACTTGTTATAATAGAGAAAAGAGCATTGAAATTAGGATTTGAAAAGTGGAGATAAGTTTAATGAGAAAACGTGAAGTATGGAAATATATTTTATTGATTGTAACAATTGCAGGACAAGTCATTAGTTTTATCTTTTTAATGGTTAACAGCATAGCTGCCTTGTTATTCTACGGATTTTATATCCTAACTTTTGCTACCTTACTTGGCTCATTTCTATGGGAAGAGCATAGGGAAAAAGAAAAAGAGCTCGAAGATTATTAGCTCGGTACATGAGAAAAATGGTCCAGTAGGTTGTAATCACTCACAAATATGTTATACTTCTAAATGAAAAGTGAAAATATTAGAAAAAATCACTAGGGGAGCCTTTATGGCTGAGACGAAAAAATTCGGACCCTTTGAACCTGATCTGGTTTGTACCAGCGTAGGGAAGTGGATGAGCCATGTTTACATAATGAATGCATGCCAACCACTCTACGTTGTAGAGTGGTTTTTTTGCGTTTATGTCGAAATAAAGGTGAGGATGCTATGATACCCAAACTACATGCTGTGTCAACAGGGAAACAGTCCTTTGAACAGCTTCTGAAAATTAGCAGAGATATTGACCCGTATGTAGGAGCTATCCATATTCGAGAAAAAGAGCGAACGGCACGAGAGTTAGAAATGCTCATTGAAGAACTCAAAAAAGACGTGCACGCTTCAAAGCTAATTGTTAACGATCGAGTAGATGTAGCTTTTGCCTCTCATGTAAAGGGTGTGCACTTGGCTTATCACAGTCTAAGTGTTCAAGGGGTAAAAGCACATTTTCAGCCATTGATTGTTGGTAAATCCGTACACAGTATTAAAGAAGCACAGGAAGCTGAACAAACAGGTGTTGATTATGTCATTTATGGTCATGTGTATCCATCAAAGTCAAAGCTTGGTCAAACACCTCGAGGGCTTGAACGGTTAAATCAAGTGGTTCGTTCAGTGAAAATACCCGTAATTGCCATCGGGGGAATTATGCCTTGCAATGTGAGCGAAGTATTGAGCACAGGTGCACACGGCATCGCTGTTATGTCGGGTGTATTTCAAGATGAAAACCCGCTACAGGCAGCGAAGGAATATGATGAACAACTAAGGAGGTGGAGTGATACATATGCAAATACATTATGATGCACTCGTTATTGGTGGCGGGGTCATTGGAGCCTCAACCGCGTATCACCTTTCTAAAATGGGATATCAAGTAGCAATTTTAGAAAAAAACCAGATTGGTTGTGAAGCATCGGGAGCAGCTGCTGGAATATTAGGTGCGCAAGCTGAAATTGATGAAGAAGGGCCGCTTTTAGAGCTAGCCATTCAAAGTAGGTCGCTTTTTCCGAATCTCGTTGCTGAATTAAAAGAAAAAACGAATATTGATGTTGAGTTCATTCAAAAAGGACTATTAAAAGTAGCAGCAACTGAAGCGGAAGCAGGTTTGCTAAAAGCCAAAGCAGAGCGTCACAGGCGGTGGGATTCGGAAGTGAAGTGGTTATCTCCTGACGCAGCAAGGCAAGCTGAACCGTTGTTAACCCCTGATACATACGGGGCTATTAGCATTCCAAAAGATGGCCAGCTGATGCCAGCTAAGTTAACCCAAGCTTTGGTACACGGAGCTTTGTACCATCAGGCAGCTATTTATGAGAACTGTCATGTTCATGAGCTTATATACGATAACAAAAAGGTAGTTGGCGTACGGACATCAGCGGGCAACTTCTACAGTGACCAAGTGATGGTAAGCGCCGGTGCTTGGACGAAAGATCTGGTGACGGCTATTCAGCCAAAGCATTTGTTTCCTATTAAAGGTGAGTGTATATCCCTCACGACCAATCAACCAAGCATTCAAAAGACCATATTTTTAGATGAAGGATTTTATGTTGTTCCAAAAGCAGGGGGAAGAATAGTGATTGGAGCTACAAAGCGTCCCCATGATTACACGAAGCACGTATCTGCAGAAGCTATTGAATTTTTAATTAGCAAAGCAATCTCTCTTGTTCCATCACTTGCAGAGGCGTCATTTGAAAAAGCATGGGCAGGGCTTCGTCCACAAACTGTAGATGGTTGGCCATATTTAGGACAGCACCCGGAATTAGATAATGTTTATTTAGCATGTGGACACTATCGAAATGGTATTTTACTAAGTGCAATCACAGGTAAAATCATGGCGGAGCAAATGAAAGGTGAGAATCCAAAACATTCCTTTTTTTCAGCTTTTCGCTTACAAAGAGAAATGGAGGGAACGTATTGAACTTAGTGATTAATGGAAAGAGCGTTGAGATAGATTCCTCAATTCAAACGGTTTCTGAGTTATTAGAATCAAGGGATTTACATGAGAAAGTAGTGATTGTCGAGTTAAATAAAGAGATTTTACAAAAGCAAGATCATGAAAAAGCCTCATTGTCAGAAGGCGATTTACTAGAGATTGTTTCATTTGTAGGAGGAGGATGAAAGTTATGTTGAAAATAGGAAAATATGAATTTGCATCTCGTTTACTTTTAGGTACAGGGAAGTTTCCAGATTATACGACGCAGCGTCAAGCAGTAGAAGAATCAGAAACAGAGATTTTAACATTTGCAGTGAGGAGAATGGATATTTTTGATCAGTCTCAGCCTAACTTGCTTGAAGCTCTTGATGTTAAAAGGTTTACGCTTTTACCAAATACAGCTGGAGCTAAAAATGCCGAAGAAGCGGTTCGAATTGCGAAGCTGGCAAAGGCATCTGGGTTGTGTGATATGGTCAAGGTTGAGGTGATTGGCTGTGATAAAACGTTATTGCCAGACCCTGTTGAAACGTTAAAAGCAAGTGAAGAGTTGTTAAAAGAAGGTTTTACAGTATTAACGTATACGTCTGATGATGTTGTACTTGCTAGAAGGCTTGAGGAACTAGGTGTTCATGCTATTATGCCTGGAGCTTCTCCAATTGGGTCGGGACAAGGGATTATTAATCCGTTGAACCTGCAGTTTATTATTGAACAGTCTAAGGTGCCTGTTATTGTAGATGCGGGCATTGGTACAGCTTCTGATGCTGCCAAGGCAATGGAGCTAGGTGCGGATGCTGTTTTACTAAACACCGCTGTATCAGGCGCAAAAGATCCTGTGAAAATGGCTCGCGCGATGAAGCTTGCAATCGAAGCGGGGCGTGATGCTTATTTAGCTGGTCGTATTCCATTTAAAGAATATGCGGTCGCAAGTAGCCCAACAGAAGGGATGAGTATGGGGTGACAGCGCGCTATTCACGTCAAGAGCTCTTTTCCCCGATTGGTAAAGAAGGACAGAAAAAATTATCACAAAAGCATATCTTATTAATTGGAGCAGGTGCTCTAGGGACAGGAAATGCAGAAGCGCTTGTTCGAGCTGGGGTTGGAAAGTTAACAATCATTGACCGAGATTATGTAGAGTGGAGCAATTTGCAGCGTCAGCAGCTTTATAGTGAGAGAGATGCAGCTAATCGTATTCCAAAAGCAGTAGCTGCTTCAGAAAGGCTCGCTGAGATTAATGGAGATGTTGATATTGAAGCACACGTAGCAGACGGTACGCCTCAATTTATTGAACAGCTGCTGGAAAACGTTGATTTAATAATTGATGCTACGGATAACTTTGATACACGTCTTGTAATAAATGACTTATCACAAAAACACCAAATTCCTTGGATTTATGGAGCGTGTGTGGGGAGCTATGGGATTAGCTATACAATCGTTCCCGGAGAAACTCCATGTTTAGCATGTTTGTTAGAATCAGTACCTTTAGGTGGGGTTACGTGTGACACGGTAGGGATTATTAGCCCTGCTGTACAGATGGTTGTTGCACACCAAGTGACAGAGGCACTAAAGATTCTTGTAGAAGATCAAGGAGCACTGCGTTCACAGCTAGTATCATTTGATGTTTGGAAAAATGAATACCGTACCATGAACGTTCATGCTTTAAAAACAGATGAATGTACATCGTGTGGTCAGCAGCCAGTTTTTCCTGCACTTCAATTTGAAAATCAGTTGAAAACAGCTGTACTATGCGGACGTGACACTGTACAAATTCGCCCTGCAAAGGCAACGCAAGCACCTAACATAGTAGAGTTAGAACAGCATTTAAAAGGTAAAGGGTACCGAGTGGACCGAAATCCATATCTTTTGTCCGTAGCAATTGATGATTATCGTCTTGTTGTGTTTCAGGATGGAAGAATTTTTGTACACGGCACAAAAGATACAGTAGAAGCAAAAAACCTTTATCACCGTTATATTGGGTAAATGACGAAAGGAAGATTTTTATGAGTGTAGCAAAAGCACTGACAATAGCTGGCTCTGATAGCGGAGGAGGAGCCGGAATTCAAGCAGACTTAAAAACATTTCAAGAGCGTAAAGTATTTGGTATGTCCGCTATCACAGCGGTAACGGCTCAAAACACTCTAGGTGTTCAAGGGGTATATCCGCTCACTGAGGAAGCAATTGCCAAGCAAATTGACTCAGTTGTTACCGATTTACGCCCAGATGCCATTAAGACAGGCATGCTTTTTAGCTCAGATATTATCCGTATTGTGGCGGATAAGCTGCATAAGTACGAACTGAAAAACGTAGTAGTCGACCCGGTTATGATCGCAAAAGGCGGACAATCATTACTTCAGCAAGAAGCTATTGTTGCGTTAAATGATGTACTGCTACCACTATCCGAAGTTGTGACGCCTAATATTCCCGAAGCAGAAATTATGACAGGATATGAAATTACAACGATGGAACAGCGAAGAGAAGCAGCCAAAAATCTTCATAGCCTTGGAGTGAAAAATGTAGTCATAAAAGGGGGCCACGATCAATCCCAAGAGGAGATGATTGATTTAGTCTATGACGGTCAGTTCTTTCATGAAATTGTTCATAAGCGCGTAGATACGAAGCATACGCACGGAACAGGTTGTACGTTTGCTGCTTGTGTAGCAGCCGAGTTAGCTAAAGGAGCAACTATTCTAGAAGCCGTTCAGCTTGCTTCGGATTTCGTCCATGCTGCGATTAAGGATACGCTAGAAATTGGAAATGGGCATGGACCTACAAATCATTGGGCTTATCGGAAGCTTACGTAAAGCAGCATCTCAAAAACAGCATCTCTGCTTTCGAGATGCTGTTTTCTATTCACTTATGCCAACTCGGCAATGGGGAAATCGCGGATTTAACAGTTCCTCATAAATAAAATGAGCGGTGTCACCCGTAGATATCTTTTTCCCATCTAAGGGAAGGACGTTTTTTTCAACGCGGTAGTGCGCTGTAATATTTCCATCAGGTAAGTAAGTAGGGCATACAATCGTCCAAAGAAGATTACTTTCTTTCAAGGTCAAAAACCCTTTTAGGTGATCTTCAGCAGCTCTTGTAAGCTTACGCTTTGATTCACTAGACTGAAATCGATATAGTGAAGGTTCTGTTCGAGATTGTAAGATTCCTGCGGTGCCGACAGTAATAATTCGCTCAATACTATGCCTAGTCATTACTTTTATAATTACAGGCATGCTTTCTGAAATGACGTTAGCTCCATCGGTACTAAGTGTACTAATGACAGCATTCTGTCCTTGAAACAAACAATCCAATACTTTTTCTTCACGAGCGTCGCCTTCAATTACCTTCAAGTTAGTATGTGAAATAGGCAGGCGGTGCACATTCCGAACTAAAGCTGTTACCTTGTGATTGTTTTCCAATAATAGTTCAATAAGCTGTTGACCAACGCGTCCCGTTGCACCTAATAAAGCAATATCCAAATTGCATCTCTCCTTTATGTAAACATACGAAGGGCATGAATCTTTCTTTCATAGAATATAATAAAGCAGTTTCTAGAAATAGCCAAATAAAATCGGTTTGTCATAGCAGTTGACATTCATTTTCAAATAGAAAGGTTTCTGATATGATATATTTGTACTATTTTGCACTAAAGGGTAAACGCAATGATGTAGTATAAAATTTTATTATTTTTTTAGGAGAGTGAATGACCTTTGGTAGACCTACCCCTGAGTCAAATTATTTTGTTGGCAGTTCTTATCTTATTATCAGCTTTCTTTTCATCTGCTGAAACAGCTTTTTCAAGTGTAAATAAAATACGCCTGAAAAACTATGCTGATGAAAAAAGAAGAGGAAGCAAAAAAGCGCTGTTGATTACTGAAAACTTTGACCAAGCGTTATCCACCATTTTAATTGGAAATAACATTGTAAACATTGCTGCATCTTCTATTTCAGCGAAGGTAGCAATTGATTTATTCGGCGGTAATTCAGCGCTTGTCATTAGTACAGTAGTTATGACCATCTTAATTTTAATTTTTGGTGAAGTATTACCTAAATCATTAGCAAAAGAGCATGCAGAAAGCTTTACATTGATGATATCCGGTATTTTATACTTTTTAATTAAAGTACTAACACCAATCTCTTATCTTTTTGTTTTGCTGAAGTCTGGTGTGTCAAAACTATTCACAGGTAAAGAATATAGCCCTTCAGTTACTGAAGAAGAAATTAAAGTAATGGTTGACCTGAGTGAAGAGGAAGGCGTTATTGATAATCAAGAAAAAGAGCTTGTTCATCGTTCGTTAGAGTTTAATGAAATTGTTGTTGGACAAATTCTTAAACCAAGAATCGATATGGTAGCGATAGAGGTCAATCAGCCGATTGATGAAATAAAAGAAATCTTTTTAGAAGAACGATATTCGCGAATTCCAGTTTATGAAGATAATATTGACAATATTATTGGAATTTTATCAGAACGTGATTTTTTAACATATTTAGTTCAAGAAAAAGAAGTAAATCTTCGTGAATTAGTACGTGAGCCAATGTTTGTAGTCGAATCAATGAAAATTTCTGTTTTACTACCTGAATTACAGAAGAACAAAGTACATATGGCAATCGTTGTAGATGAATTTGGTGGTACTTCAGGTCTGGTGACGCTTGAAGATATTTTAGAAGAAATTGTAGGAGAAATTTGGGATGAACACGATGAAGCTGTTCGCTATGTGGATCAAATTAGTGAAACAGAGTTTGAATTTAATACGGAAATCCCCCTTGATGATTTCTTAAAATATGTTGAGGTGCCGGCACCAGAAAGTTCGTATCATACCCTTGGTGGCTGGATTTTTGAACAGTTTGAACGAGTTCCTGTTGCAGGAGATTTCTTTAGTTATGAAGGCGTAACGTTTACAATTAAAGAGGTTGAAAATCGTCGTATTCGTAAAGTCAATGTTCAAGTTCAGTCAGCGTCAAATAATGAATTGGAAATAGCAGACTAGAAATCGTATCTTGTCTATTGTAAAAATAAAAAGCACCTCAACAGTTGTTGAGGTGCTATAGCCATGTTATAAAATTGTGTAAATATTAGTACTTGCCGCCACCTAATTGTTGCTCAGCTAATTGTACTAAGCGCTTAGTGATTTCTCCACCAACAGATCCGTTTGCGCGAGCTGTTGTGTCTGGCCCTAAGTTTACGCCAAATTCACTTGCGATTTCGAATTTCATTTGATCGATAGCAGCTTGAGCTCCAGGTGCTACTAACTTGTTTGATGAATTGCTGTTTGATGCTTTTTGGTAGTTTGCCATGTTTATTCATCTCCTCGTTAGATAAAATAATAGTAGTATGGTTGGGCTAGCTGGAATTGAACCAGCGTCGATAAGTTTAGCAAGAAACTTATCTGCCTACCTCGGCGTAGCCCAGTAGTAAATGCTTGCTTTGTTGTTACTAGTAGTATGACAAAGCACTTAAAAGTTTATACATAAGAAAATATTAGTAATTATTGGTAATTTGGATGGAAATCAGTAGAGTAGAAATAATGGAGTTGCACATATTATGTATATCTTATCGAAGTAAAGAAGGGGTAAGGAAATGATGCATATATGTGAGCTTTGCAATGGGCTGTCTACTTTATCTGAATATTGTAAGGTATGTGGCTATGAGTTAAGCGATATGGGAAAGATTAGCGACTATTTCGATGATTACAGCGCGTATATGGAAATTGATGAATTAAAGCTTGAAAACGGCATTTCAAATGATTATGTGCAGCATATTTGCACACACTTTTTCTATTGTCAGAGATGTCAGCACGAAGAGATTAAGTTCATTAAAGAATAAAAAAAGAGAAGAGGGAACTCTTCTCTTTTTTTATTCTTATTCTTTTTCTGCACGAATGCGGCTTTCTGTTTCTGCATCAAAGAAGTGAGATTTATTTAAGTCTAATGCTAAAGTAAGCTTTTGTTGAGCTTTTACTTCAGAACGAGCGTCTACGCGAGCGACAAAGTCTTGTCCGCCAATTTTAGCATACACCATTGTTTCAGCTCCCATTAGCTCTGAAACATCCACATTAACGGTTACTTTTGTGCCAGCTGAAGCTTCAATGAAGACAGGCTCATCATGAAAATCTTCAGGACGGATACCTAGAATTACTTCTTTATTTACATAGCCTTGGTCACGTAATACTTTCATTTTCCCTTCTGGAACTGCAAGAACAGAATCACCAACCGTAATTTTACCATCAGATAGGTTTCCTTTTAAGAAGTTCATAGCAGGTGAACCAATGAATCCGCCTACGAATACATTTTCTGGCTTTTCGTATACTTCTTTAGGCGTTCCAACTTGTTGAATGATACCGTCTTTCATAACAACTAAGCGGCTAGCCATTGTCATTGCTTCCGTTTGGTCATGCGTAACGTAAATTGTTGTTGTACCTAATCGTTGGTGCAACTTAGCAATTTCAGAGCGCATTTGCACACGAAGCTTTGCATCTAAGTTTGATAGTGGCTCATCCATTAGGAATACTTTTGCGTCACGAACGATTGCACGTCCTAATGCTACACGCTGACGCTGCCCCCCTGATAAAGCTTTTGGTTTGCGGTCTAGATATTGCTCTAACCCAAGAATGC from Bacillus sp. 1780r2a1 encodes the following:
- a CDS encoding alpha/beta-type small acid-soluble spore protein; translation: MANYQKASNSNSSNKLVAPGAQAAIDQMKFEIASEFGVNLGPDTTARANGSVGGEITKRLVQLAEQQLGGGKY
- a CDS encoding NAD(P)H-binding protein, whose translation is MDIALLGATGRVGQQLIELLLENNHKVTALVRNVHRLPISHTNLKVIEGDAREEKVLDCLFQGQNAVISTLSTDGANVISESMPVIIKVMTRHSIERIITVGTAGILQSRTEPSLYRFQSSESKRKLTRAAEDHLKGFLTLKESNLLWTIVCPTYLPDGNITAHYRVEKNVLPLDGKKISTGDTAHFIYEELLNPRFPHCRVGISE
- the tenI gene encoding thiazole tautomerase TenI yields the protein MIPKLHAVSTGKQSFEQLLKISRDIDPYVGAIHIREKERTARELEMLIEELKKDVHASKLIVNDRVDVAFASHVKGVHLAYHSLSVQGVKAHFQPLIVGKSVHSIKEAQEAEQTGVDYVIYGHVYPSKSKLGQTPRGLERLNQVVRSVKIPVIAIGGIMPCNVSEVLSTGAHGIAVMSGVFQDENPLQAAKEYDEQLRRWSDTYANTL
- the thiO gene encoding glycine oxidase ThiO, whose product is MQIHYDALVIGGGVIGASTAYHLSKMGYQVAILEKNQIGCEASGAAAGILGAQAEIDEEGPLLELAIQSRSLFPNLVAELKEKTNIDVEFIQKGLLKVAATEAEAGLLKAKAERHRRWDSEVKWLSPDAARQAEPLLTPDTYGAISIPKDGQLMPAKLTQALVHGALYHQAAIYENCHVHELIYDNKKVVGVRTSAGNFYSDQVMVSAGAWTKDLVTAIQPKHLFPIKGECISLTTNQPSIQKTIFLDEGFYVVPKAGGRIVIGATKRPHDYTKHVSAEAIEFLISKAISLVPSLAEASFEKAWAGLRPQTVDGWPYLGQHPELDNVYLACGHYRNGILLSAITGKIMAEQMKGENPKHSFFSAFRLQREMEGTY
- a CDS encoding thiazole biosynthesis adenylyltransferase ThiF; translation: MTARYSRQELFSPIGKEGQKKLSQKHILLIGAGALGTGNAEALVRAGVGKLTIIDRDYVEWSNLQRQQLYSERDAANRIPKAVAASERLAEINGDVDIEAHVADGTPQFIEQLLENVDLIIDATDNFDTRLVINDLSQKHQIPWIYGACVGSYGISYTIVPGETPCLACLLESVPLGGVTCDTVGIISPAVQMVVAHQVTEALKILVEDQGALRSQLVSFDVWKNEYRTMNVHALKTDECTSCGQQPVFPALQFENQLKTAVLCGRDTVQIRPAKATQAPNIVELEQHLKGKGYRVDRNPYLLSVAIDDYRLVVFQDGRIFVHGTKDTVEAKNLYHRYIG
- a CDS encoding amino acid ABC transporter permease, with amino-acid sequence MFLLNSIFTDPERAERLISIAQSSLYPMIEGAIQYTIPLTLISFILGLILAILTALGRLSSIKVFNIIARVYVSLIRGTPLLVQLFIIFYGLPTLDITIDPFVAAVIGFSLNVGAYASEIIRAAILSIPKGQWEAGYSIGMTYTQALKRIILPQAARVSIPPLSNSFISLIKDTSLASLILVTEMFRRAQEIAATNYEFLLLYTEAALLYWIMCTILSIVQGRIEAKLDRYVSR
- the thiD gene encoding bifunctional hydroxymethylpyrimidine kinase/phosphomethylpyrimidine kinase; amino-acid sequence: MSVAKALTIAGSDSGGGAGIQADLKTFQERKVFGMSAITAVTAQNTLGVQGVYPLTEEAIAKQIDSVVTDLRPDAIKTGMLFSSDIIRIVADKLHKYELKNVVVDPVMIAKGGQSLLQQEAIVALNDVLLPLSEVVTPNIPEAEIMTGYEITTMEQRREAAKNLHSLGVKNVVIKGGHDQSQEEMIDLVYDGQFFHEIVHKRVDTKHTHGTGCTFAACVAAELAKGATILEAVQLASDFVHAAIKDTLEIGNGHGPTNHWAYRKLT
- a CDS encoding thiazole synthase, translated to MLKIGKYEFASRLLLGTGKFPDYTTQRQAVEESETEILTFAVRRMDIFDQSQPNLLEALDVKRFTLLPNTAGAKNAEEAVRIAKLAKASGLCDMVKVEVIGCDKTLLPDPVETLKASEELLKEGFTVLTYTSDDVVLARRLEELGVHAIMPGASPIGSGQGIINPLNLQFIIEQSKVPVIVDAGIGTASDAAKAMELGADAVLLNTAVSGAKDPVKMARAMKLAIEAGRDAYLAGRIPFKEYAVASSPTEGMSMG
- a CDS encoding hemolysin family protein, with the protein product MVDLPLSQIILLAVLILLSAFFSSAETAFSSVNKIRLKNYADEKRRGSKKALLITENFDQALSTILIGNNIVNIAASSISAKVAIDLFGGNSALVISTVVMTILILIFGEVLPKSLAKEHAESFTLMISGILYFLIKVLTPISYLFVLLKSGVSKLFTGKEYSPSVTEEEIKVMVDLSEEEGVIDNQEKELVHRSLEFNEIVVGQILKPRIDMVAIEVNQPIDEIKEIFLEERYSRIPVYEDNIDNIIGILSERDFLTYLVQEKEVNLRELVREPMFVVESMKISVLLPELQKNKVHMAIVVDEFGGTSGLVTLEDILEEIVGEIWDEHDEAVRYVDQISETEFEFNTEIPLDDFLKYVEVPAPESSYHTLGGWIFEQFERVPVAGDFFSYEGVTFTIKEVENRRIRKVNVQVQSASNNELEIAD
- a CDS encoding amino acid ABC transporter substrate-binding protein; translation: MKKLVAFLSLLLAFTVVLAACGSNEKETNNASKSDQDLYEKVKEDGVLTIGTEGTYPPFTFHDDSNKLTGFDVEIAQEVAKRLGVKAEFKETQWDGMFAGLDAKRFDMIANQVGIRPDREKKYDFSDPYIESAAVLVVREDNNEVKSFEDMKGKKSAQSLTSNYADLAKKYEAELVGVEGFTQSAELIVSKRVDGTINDKLSFLDYKKQRPNAPVKIVDEAEDASASGLMFRKDSGKLVEEVNKALADMQEDGTYAKISEKWFGEDVSPK
- the thiS gene encoding sulfur carrier protein ThiS, with protein sequence MNLVINGKSVEIDSSIQTVSELLESRDLHEKVVIVELNKEILQKQDHEKASLSEGDLLEIVSFVGGG
- the ugpC gene encoding sn-glycerol-3-phosphate ABC transporter ATP-binding protein UgpC — protein: MAELKLEHIYKIYDKNVTAVKDFNLHIEDKEFIVFVGPSGCGKSTTLRMVAGLEEISQGDFYIDDKRVNDVAPKDRDIAMVFQNYALYPHMTVYDNMAFGLKLRKLPKDEIDRRVKDAARILGLEQYLDRKPKALSGGQRQRVALGRAIVRDAKVFLMDEPLSNLDAKLRVQMRSEIAKLHQRLGTTTIYVTHDQTEAMTMASRLVVMKDGIIQQVGTPKEVYEKPENVFVGGFIGSPAMNFLKGNLSDGKITVGDSVLAVPEGKMKVLRDQGYVNKEVILGIRPEDFHDEPVFIEASAGTKVTVNVDVSELMGAETMVYAKIGGQDFVARVDARSEVKAQQKLTLALDLNKSHFFDAETESRIRAEKE